agttttgaatttttataatataaattgaaatataatatgaatacattttacaatttctattatttcaattgaaaatttttattggatatttttagtattatttttatttattctgtatttaaagaaaaaaaatttaccctcccgcaaccgcccgcaaccgcaaacgctagctggaaccagcttttgattttaagaggttcggagcggtttgaagcgatttgtagcgttttctgtgattgttttgaaacgccaacaaccgctatgaaccgcaaaagctgcgtttgcgggtggtagcgggaaaaccagtcagcacctTACTATCTGACATTATTCGAATCTTCACCGCGGAAACAAAGTCAGCAAACCATATGAATATGATCATCGTCATCACTCATAAAACATATCATAATCtttattaaatatacttttttatctttattaaatatacattttttattcaCTCGAATTCAGTAATGGACCATCACTTTCTCTAGAAATTGAAAACAAACCAATTAAAATGTAAAGAAACACACGACGAATGTGTCACCCTAACAATCGAAACCCCCCAAAAAAACCTCGGATCCTTCTCCTCTCTTCCCTCCAATGGCTCTGATGCGAACCAGGAGCCAATTGAAAGCATCTTCATTGTCTCCGCCTCCACCACCTCCGTCTCCCATCCCTAGAGCTCGAGGATCACGTTCCGCTGCTAACGAGATTCTCACCGAGATCATAGAGAGAACGATCCAGGTTCCAGACCTCACCCTCCCTGAATCTCATTCCGACGGTGAGTCTTCTTGTTCACGACATCTGATCCCGGCGGAGATCGATTTCCGGCTGTTGACGTCGAGGAGAGATGGATCCGTGGATCGGCTGGTTCGATCGGCGAGGGAGTTCGGAGCGTTTCGTCTGAGCTGCCATGGGATATCGAGCGAGGAGATGCGATCGCTTGTGAGGGAATCGGGTCGGGTATTCGGGGTTTTGGAGGGGAGAGAGACAGGGTTTCGTCGGAGTGTTGTCGGGAACAGAGATGAGATCGCTTGGGTTCGGTCGTGGAAGGAGCGGATGGAATGGGCGCGGGAGTATATCGGACCTGAAAGATACCGATGCTTCAGGTATTGGGCCGTTATTGGGCCTCAAGAAACACTTTGTTTGATTGTGTATATTATTGTGAAGTGATCTTTTGATAGATGAATGAAGCATTAGAGGTAAATGGTATTTCCTAAGGAGAATTACGACAATTAAGAATTGCATTTGAACAAGTTTATTATTTGCTTAAAGCACAAGCAAAATCATTTGACCTAAACCTAGAAAACAACTCATGGTTGTCTAGTTACTGATTCATTTTAGTGTTTGAGGACCTGGTTCAAATCATTACACTATATCTGAAAATGTAACATAGCacatattagtttatatatgttACTATGTGATTCATATAGTTAATGTAGTTTTTACTACATACTTTTATCCAGATAGATGTGTAGCCATTTGATGACACATTGTTTGTGTAACTACCAAAACCATTTCATGGTAGTTCAGTGGTTGATGTCTGGGGATGGGTTGGTTGCCTTTACATGAAACCTGATAAGAGTGCAGGTCTGAGTATGATTTATATGAGTGAGGAAGTGATTGGAAATTTAGATATAAAGTATTTAGATCTTTGTTTGACTTACTGCAGCGAGGAAATGGAGAATGTAGCTGACAAACTTGATGGGGTAGCAAGGAAACTAGGGCAAATAATGGTGGAAAACTCAAGGAGACAGACTGATAAAAGGATACAAAGAGGAGAATCAGTGCTCAGAGTATACAGGTACAATCATGAAAACGTAACAGAGCAAAGCCCTCCTTTGCCCAAAGAGACGACCGAAGAAATGCTTCAATACACACTCAGCCTTCACCTTCCTGCTAAGAACTGCGAGTTCCGTGTCAACTCAGGAAAAGGCCCACTTTCTTTCCACGCTGATCCCGACACTATACTTGTGACTTTTGGTCGCCAGCTTGAGGTATGCATGAAAACTATGTATATACACATATGCTCCACTTAAATAAAAAGCTTGTTATATGATATAATGTGTggtacaaatatatatatatgaaactaGGAATGGAGCTTAGGAGAATTCAAATGTCGGAAAGGAGAAATCATATATCATCCAGATGCGTATGGCTCGCACGCGTCCTTCTCTGTAGAGCTCAAGTGCATGTCTCTTTTCTTATCACATACTTCTATAGCAACTTCCAAAACGTTATCCTTAACCCATCAGATTGTCGCTGCGTTACTTCTACTCTTTTTCTTCCAATCTTTTTGGATTTATGGATCTCATACAACCACTTAGAGtgtccatttttttttgttcaaaagaGTGTCCATATATATTACTTTTCATGTGAGACATGCGTACATTTTAATCTTGGATAATGAGGGACTGGTAAGTATGTTTATTTACTAGGTCGAAGCTTATGgtgtatatctaatttttttttgaaagaaatgtATATCTAATTCCAATACAAGGTGATTATATaaggacaaaaagaagaaaaaaaacacccAGCCCaaagttcttttttcttttaaggtTAATGTACTAGTTTGGACAGTTGAGTCATGATGAACATCAGAAACGCCAGAGAGCATTTGTCTTTgtttgtgttcttgttgttcCTCCCTTTTTCGGGTTTGACTTATTATTGTCTATACAGAAAAAAGGATTAATGTAATTTCGTAACtaaacattttagaaaacagCAATCCAAATCCCTCAAGATCAACTGAGCTCAATAGAAcattttggtttataatttatattataactaGATATaagcccgttgcgttgcaatgggatttttgatgttttaatttaataaagaacataaagtaataataattttattataattttacgattgatttgcatatgtcgtgtaaaatttattttataattaaaaaatttacataagttcaagttaaaatttttattttaaaatcatgatACATAAAtgacttttatttatttatttaatagatagttTTTAGGGGAATTAAGGGACATGAccattattgaaaaaaaattagccATATAACCATTATAAGGCATATGCTATGATATACCATATATTTTctacaatatatacaaaattatccTCATCTATTATCACTTTGCACACGcgcttctttttttattttttgttttttttcttctcatcaCAAATATCACAGAGGCGTTTGATTTGGCAACGAACCTTACAAAGGATCCCAATTTTCTATCAAAGGAAATCAAGCTAGCTCCGGTGAGATTGAACAACAATTGATTAATCATAAGATGAAATAATTGACTGTCTGATTACTTTTCTTCATATATTTGGTTGGCTTTACACTTTTCTTACTTTTGGATACATGTTGATTACGAAACGGAGAATACGCAGAACCATCGGAGAAGATAAACAGTACATGTTGTGTTctactattctatttttaaacaTAGAATAGAAACATTTTTAGAATAAAACATTTTCTTAATGTTTTCTCCTCCTTCTCCCTCCCCCTTCTCTCCTTTTGCGGCTCCCCTACCTCTCCCCCCCCCTCCCCTCACCTCTTTCCCCTTTGTCGCGGCAAGGCATCACTGTCACTCTTTCTTAATCTATAAACGATTTACATTGTGATGTTTCTATGTATCAAGTTCTCTATACTATTTATTAAtctatatagtatagtataataTGTTAGTTATGTATAACACGTTCATGTGTTGTATCAAGTATTCCATATTATGTTGGAATCTTGTATAGTATAGTTCCTTAACGGATGAAACCCAACTTTAGAACTAGTtgctctctctttctttctctctctttctctcaacCTTAGAACTAGTTACCGTTTCAgtctatactatttatttactatCTATAGTATAGTATAAATAACTATTTCAATTTACGGTGGATTGAAATTGTAAAAGCAGAACTCTCAGATTCTCAATAGGAGATATTGGGGGAATCTCAGTTTAGATAACTAATGCTTATGGATCATatacattttcattttcagtaatgtttggatttagagtttacgctatagggtttgggtttaaagtttgggtttagggtatatagtttgagtttgcgtttggagtttagggtttgggtttagggtttagaatttgggtttaggtatataaatttgtgtttgtttgtttgtttgtctttacttatattttatgatatttgtaaatagAATATAACAAATTATGGTATGAGTTAAGAGTttaggttttgggtttagagtttgggtttagggtatatggtttgggtttagggtttagggtttgattttagggtttagaatttaggatttgggtttagggtatatggatttgggtttagggtatatggatttgggtttaaggtttaagatttggatttaaagtttgggtttagggtatatggtttgggtttagggtttagggtttagagtttaggtttagggtttagagtttgggtttagggtatatggatttgtgtttgtttgtttgtctttgtCTATGCTATATGATATtagtaaatagtatagaacaaaatatgatatgagtttagaatttagagtttaggttttgggtttagagtttggtttaggatttggatttagggtatatggtttgggtttagggtttgggtttagggtatatggtttgggtttagggtttagaatttgggtttaggatttatgatttgggtttaggatatatgaatttgagtttaaggtttaggatttagatttaaaatttggtttagggtatatggagCAACCAATAGAGATGATGTATACTAGACCACAATAGATATGATCACCTATAATGATCCAAACACATCCTTCTTCTGCCTCGTTTTTTTCCTATATTGCTTATATTGGACGACAACATGAGGTCTTGTTGTGACCTTCGTCTGTCAATAATATTGGAATCCATAATATTGAAACTCTGTCTTGAGAAATGTGCACGTGTCCAATGATCTAACCTtgtatctaaatatttttagttaaactGTACTATATAAAAAGGTAAATAGAATGGAATACGTAAGATGCATGTACCTATCTTATGTGTCACGCGCGGTTAAGGAGCGAAAGGGAAAAACGGGTGCATAATTGTCCCATCCAACAAGCAATACTGTGCAATGGCTATATTCTTTATTAATTGACCTGCTATGAATATTCAGCAAATTGCCCCtagtttttattcatgatttttattacataatttattatattgttgaattttataatttaattttgtttaataatttttttaagttgcttggttcttcaaagttgataATTAAAtgatgaaaattatatatttataatgtgaCATGTTCTAATACataattaagaaatatatactaagataataaccaaaacaaaaattttagaaagtaattattaataacaatttgttttctaatattgtgacatgtgttttaaatatgtaatgattaaaaatatatgtatcatgaaaataaaaataaatgaattttgaaacaactaattttaaaaattatttaatgttaaaaacaattttaaaattatttaatagtaccTTGaagaaatttttctttttcaattaacagaaaaaacagatttgaaaaataatttatttaatactaattttctttttttaaaaattttaatgaaatcttgtcataaaatactatattgagcctagtttttcaaaattaataggtaacatgattgtgacacatgacaattatatatttaaaaatgtgataTGAGTTAAACtatctcataaataaataaatatattctaagataacaaattttttctctcttaatagtttatcataaatattatttaatattcatttctattttaaattttaaacaaaatataattgcaaaataatatttgatgatatttttatttttaaattttgtgaaatttgttaggatattttatgattaaaaatatatatactacgaaactataaattaatttctaaacaaaatatttcaaattattaaatattatatttaaattttaaaatatttagtagtaattttaagataaatttctattttaaaaatcctttagaaaaatatttgtaaaatagtttatttaataataaattaatttttaattaaaatattatttttctatttactcTAGTTTTTAATGCACATTTTTATcctaaattttgttaaagaaaTGTTATTTACTAAATTATCTTTTCTCTATCTTCTTTTATTTCGTAATTTCATctcttttgaaaatattttttctaatacatgttattaacataaaactaaaaactatcaaatattcatattgttgatataagatattttatgtaGCAGTGAATACATCATAATGTAAGGTTTCCAGTTTCTAAAGTAAAcgaaaaaattgtcaaaatactacatttatattattacatttcatgtttacactaacactattatattttcattttcaaaaaggaaaaaacatttataatccTAGAATTAACATCGACCAAAAAAAACTAaggttaactaatctaaacttAGATTTAGAGGTGAGAGATGGGGTAATGTTAaggtttagttttaatatttttacatatataagattatatatgaagtctttaagataataataattattttaagaaacaTCATTTGCattaattaacaaatatttttatagagtgATAACTATTACTGTACAAACGACTAATCATTATTGTGGTAATAATTTACGTAAGCAGCATGACAATAATGGAAAAAGAAATCAACATGagtaagaagaaaagaatatgAGAAGATAAGGATACAGAACCATATCTTGTATTTTTCttgaatcaataattatactTGTTGATCAAATATGAGGGAGTTTAGTTCTATATAAATAGATGTGAATAATTGTAATcctttttggtttatgatctttttaattagaatttgaataaaagaaaattaacattatatagTCTTTTACATCTTTtggtcaaattttttttaaaaaaggataactactatcaaatatttcttgactatctttttatttccttaaagttatcttttcttcatgatttgaataaaagaaattaacattaagcaattttttggtttaagatttttaaaaaggataactacgattaaatattttttacatttatttttttctttatgattttagaaaaggaaaattagtgttaaatattgtacaaacttattttagtttaaaacacatgtcacaatcttaaactTTTAATTGTTATGTACCgtgatcatgttaattagtaactttgaaaaacaAAGTTTCATTGGTCTaagactttttaaaaaatataattactatcaaatatttcttgacaattttttatttcttttacagTTATATTTTCTTCATGATTTCAATAAAGGAAATTAAcattaatctatattttttacaattttttggttaaagactttttaaaaaggataattacgattaaatattttttacatttattttttctttatgattttagaaaaagaaaattagtgttaaatattttacaaactgattttagtttaaaacacatgtcacaatcttaaagttttaattgacaTGTGTCGCGATCGTGTTAATTACTAATTTagaagaaccaaactttattataataagattttttttttgtttagaattctgaaaaaaggaaaaaatctgaaacaattaatattaaatgaattttaactattaaataatttttacaattagattattcaaaattcgtatttattatataagtacatatatattttaatcattatatatttaaacacatgtaaaaatattagaaaaaattattatcaaataatattttacaataatattttgtttataattttaaaaaattattgtatatatatatatatatatatatatatatttaattatgagatattttaacaaatatcaaattttaaatatattactgtcatgtgtcacaatcatgttaattaataattttgtcatgtgttttaaactaaaatcagtttgtacaatattatcttttgtttagaattttaaaaatagaaaattactattaataatatttataataaggttttatgagatagattaacacgtgtcacaatcttaaagaaggaaaattctgaaaaataatattaaataatttttaaccattaaacaatatttacaatTCGAttattcaaaattcgttttttattatataagtacatatattttcaatcactatatatttaaacacatgtaaaaaattagaagaaaaattactatcaaataatcttttacaattatcttttgtttagaatttataaaaatggaaaattactattaataatatttataataaggtttttaattatgagatagattaacacatgtcacaatcttaaatttttttgtttagaattttaaatgggaaaattactattaataatattaataataaggttttaattatgagatagattaacacatgtcataatcttaaagttttaattggcatgtgtcgcgatcatgttaattagtaactttgaaaaaccaagctttatataataagattccactaattttatttgttatagaAACTTCAGTTTCATACTTtgttcttcaaaattttaaaaagaaattaagagAAGATGATACGTATGAAAAAGAAAACTTCCTCGATTAAGGGCGATAGTGGTGTCATTGTGATGGTTCATACGGGCGCTTGCGTAGGTACACACACGAGTACGGCGTTTGAAGAGGGTTTTTCTTTGAAGCATGTCGTTATTCGTGGTGACTAACGaaagaatgtatttttttatgatcgataaataataaataactgcaccaaaaatttaaaatatgatggTGTTGTATATTTTAagatcaataaataaaatatggatTATGATGGTGATGTATTTCTTCTCTAAAAAAGATTTGATGTTTCCATCATGGATAGGGGCGCAATTAGAAAAGTTGACCCAACAGCCATGTCTATCCTATGATGATCCAGTGACGGGGTTTTATGTCAAGATCATACTCTAGGATGACGCCCAGATGTTATTTATCTAATGACTGAATGGTAATCTGATGTTACAAAAATGGCTTGAAGGTTGGATGTTACTGCTGAAATGGTCCGACGAGCATGATGTTATAATGACCCAATGTTATTAACGATGTCCAAATTTAGGGCATGCTACCGTATGAATTTCTCAAATGATGTTATCAGTTACCAAAGTACTCAACTATAAGTATATAATCAACAACAGAGTCATCATGCTAGCTGTGTTTATTTAAATCTAATAAACATGGTATATATTTACATCttataactttaattttatgaaagaaaattataattgtttCGTACTAGCATCTATATATTTACACGTGTTTCTTCTCTCATGTGTCATGATGACGACTATGGGCTTCTAATTAAATACTAACAGCTACCACTGTTATTTAACTAAAATGTAGGCGCAACATTTTCAACAATGAAAAGAACTTGCCAAATAGAATTTACTAGTGAGCTTTAGCATTACATTAAGCTGTAAATAGATAGCAAATACCGTTACGAAATgcattatatttataaactatgaaTGAGCAAGTGTTTCTTTACTGAGTTGCAAAAACAAGAGTTTGTCTGTAATTGTTTGTTTACTTTTTCGAGTTTTTgactttttatctttttattagtttttttattagttcTTTTCTAAATatgacataatttttttaacaagttCACGTCTATTCAAGGATTAAATTTGGCTTTTTCAACACTAAAAGGGTATTAGTATGATTTTACACCAACGACTTGGATCCACGAATCCAACTTCATCTCTTATTAATCcttatctaaatttattttccaGCTATCAAAAAGTAATTATTTATGCTGACATAGAAGTTCAAACAGTATTCAAATTTAATTGTCAATATTTTGTCACCACATATAActgttatttatttaaaagaaaatgcaAGCCTTGAAGGCAACTAGAGATGCACCGCTTCAGTAATTAAGGGGTAGTTTAATGTAATGTTTTACTATAACTGGGAGATATATATAGCTCTTTGAACAAACAGTATTTTGCATTTTGCAACAGCCATGAGCTagtcttttctttgttttcgaATTGCAAGAGCCACGAGCTAGCTAGTTCACATATTGAAACTAAGGTTTTGGTCCGGTTTACTTGGGATCCGACTCATGAGTTAGCTTGGCTTGTAAGGGCAAAGCATACAAATTTTAAGGCGTTTTTGAGATCAAGATGAATGATCTTGACTATCTTGGCACGAGAATATTATCAATAATCATCTGATCTACTTggttttataaaagaaaattaaacatgaATAAATTTACTAGAAAACGATGAATTAATCATCTT
This genomic stretch from Raphanus sativus cultivar WK10039 chromosome 3, ASM80110v3, whole genome shotgun sequence harbors:
- the LOC108836770 gene encoding uncharacterized protein LOC108836770; its protein translation is MALMRTRSQLKASSLSPPPPPPSPIPRARGSRSAANEILTEIIERTIQVPDLTLPESHSDGESSCSRHLIPAEIDFRLLTSRRDGSVDRLVRSAREFGAFRLSCHGISSEEMRSLVRESGRVFGVLEGRETGFRRSVVGNRDEIAWVRSWKERMEWAREYIGPERYRCFSEEMENVADKLDGVARKLGQIMVENSRRQTDKRIQRGESVLRVYRYNHENVTEQSPPLPKETTEEMLQYTLSLHLPAKNCEFRVNSGKGPLSFHADPDTILVTFGRQLEEWSLGEFKCRKGEIIYHPDAYGSHASFSVELKCMSLFLSHTSIATSKTLSLTHQIVAALLLLFFFQSFWIYGSHTTT